The DNA region TGAACTCGTCCAAGTAGTAATCAAGATGGGATGGGCGAACCGCCCCCTGGTGGGTGCCGCCAAGCCATCGCTTGAGCAAAGCCGATACCCGGTGAGCCAAAGGCAAGAGGTTCTCTCCGACTTCAGCGATGGGACGGACTTCCTCATGGATGTATCCCTTGGTGCCGAGAGTCGCATAGCCCGCCCATCCGTCCGTGTTCACCACGCTGCCGGGTTGGATCATTTCCTGGACCGCAAAGCTCAAACTGACCGCGGAGGCATCGGGAACCCGAAGAAGTCGAATGCGGCCCACATGTTTACCTTGATCTTCCACGGCAATCACCACCAGCGTTTTCCCCGCCGCTCCTCTGCCGCACTTGCCCGATCGCTCACCGCCAATGTACGTTTCATCCACTTGCACCGTACCGGACAGCCGGTCGCGGCCAGGGCGAACCATGGCCGTTCGCAGCTTGTGCAACCATATCCAAGTCGTCTCATACCGCGAAAGGCCCAATACG from Candidatus Hydrogenedentota bacterium includes:
- a CDS encoding IS1595 family transposase encodes the protein MEDYPETVLDFEDRFATEAACREYLAEIRWPDGFRCPRCEHREAWRTERGLWHCRGCGFQTSVTAGTIFQDTRKPLRLWFRAMWYVVSQKQGVSALGLQRVLGLSRYETTWIWLHKLRTAMVRPGRDRLSGTVQVDETYIGGERSGKCGRGAAGKTLVVIAVEDQGKHVGRIRLLRVPDASAVSLSFAVQEMIQPGSVVNTDGWAGYATLGTKGYIHEEVRPIAEVGENLLPLAHRVSALLKRWLGGTHQGAVRPSHLDYYLDEFTFRFNRRTSRSRGKLFYRLMQQTVQVGPVMGDDVRGGKR